In Acidimicrobiales bacterium, a single window of DNA contains:
- a CDS encoding urease subunit beta, with protein MRPGEIIVAPGDIVVTAPAAVSISVSNHGDRPIQVGSHFHFAEANKALAFDRDAAWGMRLAIPAGTSVRFEPGISRQVGLVPLEGQRIVLGLRGLSAGPLEPRQDPSR; from the coding sequence GTGAGGCCCGGCGAGATCATCGTTGCCCCGGGGGACATCGTCGTGACAGCCCCCGCTGCCGTCTCGATATCGGTGTCCAATCACGGCGACCGTCCCATCCAGGTCGGATCCCACTTTCACTTCGCCGAGGCCAACAAGGCGCTTGCATTCGATCGCGATGCAGCGTGGGGGATGCGTCTGGCCATTCCTGCCGGGACCTCCGTCCGCTTCGAGCCGGGGATCAGCCGCCAGGTTGGGCTCGTCCCGCTTGAAGGGCAACGGATCGTCCTGGGACTGCGTGGCCTCAGTGCCGGCCCCCTCGAACCGAGGCAGGACCCGAGCCGTTGA
- a CDS encoding ABC transporter ATP-binding protein, translated as MTTVLRRPRSRPPVLAGDLPMGNPDAAPYGAPLVSVEDLHVSFTRGDAVVHALRGVSLQVEPGEILGLVGESGSGKSVLGLTLLGLLPTSPAPAVKGSVVVRGTDMGSATAEDRRGVRRRYLGAVFQDPMTSLNPTMRVGRQVAEAANDQGSVLELLESVGIPNAKRRMQAYPHELSGGLRQRVMIAMAIAGSPSLVIADEPTTALDVTVQAQILELLRDLRDRYGTSFILITHDLGVAAQISDRIAVLYGGRLAEVGAATSMFSSSRHPYTRGLLKSRLVLDSDRDRPVRTLPGEPPDPRAHPTGCPFEPRCELRTEQCASDLPQLRLPDPASQGNDLVACFNPVQHNTAVEAFAQAAPWESPPRREGGRDPAVLIHGVHKHFGIRSGWSKLRLHALRGVSLEIDRGEAVALVGESGCGKSTLLRTVAGLYKPDGGDVEFSRGTTAQMVFQDAGASLTPWLTVGEMIGERLRLEDLSRGQKSDRVRQALALVGLPAEVASAKPAQLSGGQCQRAALARATVVPPGILLCDEPTSALDVSLAATVLNLIGRLRRELGMAVLFVTHDLAAARIVADRIAVMYLGQIVESGESDEVCANPSHPYTKALLAAVPDLGKSATPISGEPANPLDPPEGCSFHSRCPDRVAECETRKQVLVSVGRGQTSQRCVACSRVAPSDGLAIGQVP; from the coding sequence ATGACGACGGTCCTCCGCCGGCCGCGATCGCGCCCGCCGGTCCTCGCAGGGGACCTACCGATGGGCAATCCGGACGCGGCGCCATATGGCGCCCCGTTGGTCAGCGTCGAGGACCTCCACGTTTCGTTCACCCGAGGCGACGCCGTCGTACATGCGCTGCGAGGTGTGAGCCTCCAGGTGGAACCCGGCGAGATTCTCGGGCTCGTGGGTGAGTCCGGGTCCGGCAAGTCGGTGCTCGGACTCACACTGCTCGGCCTGCTCCCGACCAGCCCCGCACCTGCTGTCAAGGGGTCGGTAGTGGTGCGCGGGACAGACATGGGAAGCGCAACCGCCGAGGATCGACGGGGGGTCCGGCGCCGATACCTGGGTGCGGTGTTCCAGGATCCGATGACCTCCCTCAACCCAACCATGCGCGTCGGTAGGCAGGTCGCCGAAGCAGCCAACGACCAGGGCTCGGTACTCGAGCTACTTGAATCGGTGGGGATTCCAAACGCCAAGCGGCGGATGCAGGCGTACCCCCACGAGCTTTCCGGGGGTCTGAGACAGAGGGTGATGATCGCCATGGCGATCGCCGGGTCGCCGTCGCTAGTTATCGCGGACGAGCCCACCACCGCCCTCGATGTGACCGTACAGGCGCAAATCCTCGAGCTGCTGCGCGACCTTCGCGATCGCTATGGAACCAGCTTCATCCTGATCACCCATGATCTGGGGGTCGCAGCGCAGATCAGCGACCGAATCGCCGTGCTCTACGGCGGCCGCCTAGCCGAAGTCGGTGCTGCGACGTCGATGTTCTCGTCCAGCCGCCATCCCTACACGCGTGGCCTGTTGAAGTCCCGGCTCGTTCTCGACTCCGACAGAGACCGGCCGGTCAGGACCCTTCCCGGTGAACCCCCCGATCCCCGCGCCCACCCGACCGGCTGCCCGTTCGAGCCGCGCTGCGAACTACGGACGGAGCAGTGCGCGTCGGATCTCCCGCAGTTGCGGCTCCCGGACCCGGCCTCTCAAGGAAACGACCTCGTCGCCTGCTTCAACCCCGTCCAGCACAACACCGCGGTCGAGGCGTTCGCACAGGCGGCTCCATGGGAGAGCCCCCCACGGCGCGAAGGGGGACGAGATCCTGCGGTCCTCATCCACGGTGTTCACAAGCATTTCGGAATACGTTCGGGCTGGTCCAAACTGCGCTTGCACGCCCTTCGCGGCGTATCCCTTGAGATAGACCGCGGGGAAGCCGTCGCTCTGGTCGGCGAGAGCGGGTGCGGCAAGTCGACGCTCTTGCGAACCGTCGCGGGGCTTTACAAACCGGATGGGGGAGACGTCGAGTTCTCCCGCGGCACGACCGCGCAGATGGTGTTCCAGGACGCCGGTGCATCGCTCACCCCGTGGCTCACGGTCGGCGAAATGATCGGGGAGAGGTTGCGTCTCGAAGACCTGAGCCGCGGCCAGAAGTCAGACCGGGTCCGCCAGGCGCTTGCCCTGGTGGGGCTTCCCGCAGAAGTTGCGTCCGCGAAACCGGCCCAGCTCTCCGGTGGCCAATGCCAGCGTGCGGCTCTGGCCCGCGCCACGGTGGTCCCGCCGGGCATCCTGCTGTGCGACGAGCCCACGAGCGCCTTGGACGTCTCTTTGGCTGCAACCGTCCTCAACCTGATCGGTCGGCTCCGCCGCGAACTCGGCATGGCCGTACTGTTCGTCACTCACGACTTGGCCGCGGCGAGAATCGTCGCGGACCGCATAGCGGTCATGTACCTCGGGCAGATCGTCGAGTCGGGCGAATCAGACGAGGTGTGCGCCAATCCGTCTCACCCGTACACGAAGGCACTGCTGGCGGCCGTGCCCGACCTGGGCAAGTCGGCCACACCGATATCCGGGGAGCCTGCGAACCCGCTTGACCCGCCGGAGGGATGCTCGTTCCACAGCCGGTGCCCTGACCGGGTCGCCGAGTGCGAGACACGCAAACAGGTCCTGGTGTCCGTCGGTCGAGGGCAAACCAGCCAGCGCTGTGTCGCCTGCTCTCGTGTCGCTCCATCAGACGGCCTGGCGATCGGTCAGGTGCCCTGA
- a CDS encoding ABC transporter permease, with product MIKVIAKRLGAMVAILLVLSASIFVLQKLSRTDPVHAYLGANASKQAISLERHALGYDRPLVDQYFHYIKGLLTGNLGESLRTRRPVATDVGAYLPATIELTLFALALAVLIGGLLGLASAGRWRGSGALRFLLVSGASAPSFLLALLGILLFFNRLHWLPATGDTGYNDAPTSPTGILLVDTLVHGQVGMFWDAFRHLILPGVCVALGPAVSIGRVLRTGLVTNLRSNFVRTARAKGLTERAVLFRHALRNSLGAALSMTGLQAGLMFAGVVVIETVFAWPGIGLYTDQSIPAADFPAIGGVTLILGIGYVVINTAVDILQAVADPRVAFA from the coding sequence ATGATCAAGGTCATCGCCAAAAGGCTCGGCGCCATGGTGGCAATCCTCCTTGTGCTATCTGCTTCGATCTTTGTGCTGCAGAAGCTCAGCCGTACTGACCCCGTGCACGCATACCTGGGTGCGAACGCTTCCAAACAAGCCATCTCCCTGGAGAGGCATGCTCTCGGCTACGACCGGCCGCTCGTCGACCAGTACTTCCACTACATCAAGGGTCTCCTGACCGGCAATCTCGGGGAATCGCTTCGCACCCGCCGTCCGGTGGCCACCGACGTCGGTGCATACCTGCCTGCGACGATCGAGTTGACTCTGTTCGCCCTTGCCCTGGCGGTGCTTATCGGTGGCTTGCTCGGGCTGGCGTCGGCCGGGCGGTGGCGCGGCTCGGGAGCGTTACGGTTCCTTTTGGTCTCGGGGGCGTCGGCGCCGTCCTTCCTCCTGGCGCTGCTCGGGATCCTTCTGTTCTTCAACCGTCTGCATTGGTTGCCTGCCACCGGTGACACCGGCTACAACGACGCTCCGACCTCTCCGACCGGGATCCTGCTCGTCGACACCTTGGTGCACGGCCAGGTCGGCATGTTCTGGGACGCCTTCCGGCATCTGATACTGCCCGGCGTCTGTGTGGCGCTGGGACCGGCGGTCTCGATCGGGCGTGTCCTACGAACGGGACTGGTGACCAATCTCCGTTCCAACTTCGTCCGAACCGCTCGAGCGAAGGGTCTTACAGAGAGGGCGGTCCTGTTTCGCCACGCCTTGCGCAACTCTCTCGGCGCGGCCCTCAGCATGACCGGGTTGCAGGCCGGACTGATGTTCGCCGGCGTTGTCGTGATCGAGACCGTGTTCGCCTGGCCGGGTATCGGGCTGTACACCGACCAGAGCATTCCTGCGGCCGATTTTCCCGCGATAGGCGGGGTGACCCTCATCCTCGGGATCGGTTACGTGGTCATCAACACCGCTGTCGACATCCTTCAGGCGGTCGCCGACCCGCGAGTAGCGTTCGCGTGA
- a CDS encoding N-acyl homoserine lactonase family protein translates to MTSTGAGVKRVVLLTMGWEDLPKAWSVHGTPREERLIEPVPAVLVEVDGGWVLLETGFNPALINDVPLRRRYHDSFFGIEPILPPGGDPLLDALEREGVPIDAIDAVAVSHLHNDHAGGIRHFSGRTPVHLQRAELEFGLERSIEAERNGYCRVDYDDPKVIWNLADGDAEVAPGVSTVLTPGHTPGHQSFVVRYDGSVGGGGFVFAADAADLTENITHELPIGGVIDCEPAATVANIRRLKELSSREGLMLVPGHDPVVWPALTEELRQSKGVWRGAEM, encoded by the coding sequence GTGACTTCCACCGGCGCCGGGGTCAAGCGGGTCGTGCTGCTGACCATGGGCTGGGAGGATCTGCCCAAGGCCTGGTCAGTGCACGGAACTCCCCGCGAGGAGAGGCTCATAGAGCCCGTACCCGCGGTGTTGGTCGAAGTGGACGGAGGGTGGGTTCTCCTCGAGACGGGATTCAACCCGGCGCTCATCAACGACGTTCCTCTCAGACGCCGCTACCACGACTCGTTCTTCGGGATCGAGCCGATCCTCCCGCCGGGCGGCGACCCTCTCCTCGATGCCTTGGAGCGGGAGGGGGTACCGATCGACGCGATCGACGCAGTGGCGGTGAGCCACCTGCACAACGACCACGCAGGCGGCATACGTCATTTCTCGGGGAGGACCCCCGTTCACCTGCAGAGGGCGGAGCTCGAGTTCGGGCTCGAGCGCTCGATCGAGGCTGAGCGCAACGGCTACTGCCGCGTCGACTACGACGACCCAAAAGTCATCTGGAACCTCGCGGACGGCGATGCCGAGGTCGCGCCAGGGGTGTCGACGGTGCTCACCCCCGGACACACGCCGGGCCATCAGAGCTTCGTGGTTCGCTACGACGGCTCGGTCGGTGGGGGAGGCTTCGTATTCGCGGCAGATGCGGCCGACCTGACCGAAAACATCACTCACGAGCTGCCCATCGGCGGGGTCATCGATTGTGAACCTGCAGCTACAGTTGCGAACATCCGCCGGTTGAAGGAGTTGTCGAGCCGTGAGGGGCTGATGCTCGTGCCGGGCCACGACCCTGTGGTGTGGCCGGCGCTTACCGAAGAGCTCCGTCAGTCCAAAGGCGTCTGGCGAGGGGCTGAGATGTGA
- a CDS encoding aromatic ring-hydroxylating dioxygenase subunit alpha, with the protein MSYVTQVGPERTTGPHPTYPPSDWYTSPELLELERRRVFDHSWSLVGTLDELGEPGAYLTATVGTGPILVVRDNAGNLRAFHNLCRHRGLPVLQGQGNCGGFLTCPYHQWSYDVEGRLRRVPQMQRQFEGIDLSDWGLLQAAADTWHGMVFVNPDPTASPLREALGELADRLDPFLSGPLVEIARVTYTAKCNWKLIVENHIDVYHLWHLHRHSLSMYDHQAFEWDMKSNNWWSYEPLKDPEDAPSQPFNWLTEYEREGIGAHLFFPNLMLVTTGSYFASYDATPTAPDETLLTLRIWSGADSDPEALLQSVRSFMAEDVDVCELLQEGAGSSRFTTGPLAATHEAPIREFHRALVALCRD; encoded by the coding sequence GTGAGTTATGTGACACAGGTCGGACCGGAGAGGACCACGGGTCCGCACCCCACCTACCCGCCGAGCGACTGGTACACCTCTCCAGAGCTCCTCGAGCTCGAACGCCGGAGAGTGTTTGATCACTCATGGTCGCTGGTCGGCACGCTCGACGAACTGGGTGAGCCAGGGGCCTACCTGACCGCGACCGTCGGCACGGGTCCGATCCTCGTTGTCCGCGACAACGCTGGAAACCTACGTGCGTTCCACAACCTCTGCCGGCACCGAGGCCTGCCGGTGCTACAGGGGCAAGGCAACTGCGGAGGCTTCCTAACCTGCCCGTACCACCAGTGGTCCTATGACGTCGAGGGAAGACTGCGCCGGGTTCCTCAGATGCAGCGCCAGTTCGAGGGCATCGACCTGAGCGATTGGGGCCTGCTGCAGGCGGCGGCGGATACGTGGCACGGGATGGTCTTCGTCAACCCTGATCCCACGGCAAGCCCGCTGCGCGAGGCGCTCGGCGAGCTGGCAGACCGGCTGGATCCATTCCTCTCCGGTCCGCTCGTCGAGATCGCACGGGTGACGTACACCGCCAAATGCAACTGGAAGCTGATCGTCGAGAACCACATCGACGTCTACCACCTTTGGCATTTGCACCGCCATTCCCTGTCCATGTACGACCATCAGGCATTCGAGTGGGACATGAAGTCGAACAACTGGTGGAGCTATGAGCCCTTGAAGGATCCGGAAGACGCCCCTAGCCAGCCTTTCAACTGGCTCACCGAATACGAGCGCGAGGGAATCGGCGCCCATCTCTTTTTTCCGAACCTGATGCTTGTCACGACCGGTAGTTACTTCGCGTCTTACGACGCCACTCCAACTGCACCCGATGAGACGCTGCTCACGTTGCGTATCTGGTCAGGCGCCGACTCCGATCCCGAGGCTCTTCTCCAGTCGGTCCGTTCGTTCATGGCAGAGGACGTAGACGTATGTGAACTCCTTCAGGAAGGTGCGGGCTCATCGCGGTTCACCACCGGCCCGCTGGCGGCAACCCACGAAGCACCTATCCGTGAATTCCATCGCGCCCTCGTCGCCCTGTGCCGTGACTGA
- a CDS encoding urease subunit gamma, whose protein sequence is MKLSPHEQDRLLVHVAAMVARDRQQRGVKLNYPEAVALLTVHIIEGARDGRTVAELASSGRHVLSRADVMDGVPEMLREVQGEATFPDGTKLVTIHDPIP, encoded by the coding sequence GTGAAGCTGTCGCCTCACGAGCAGGATCGCCTGTTAGTTCACGTTGCTGCCATGGTCGCCCGGGACAGGCAGCAAAGAGGCGTCAAACTCAACTACCCAGAAGCGGTCGCTCTGCTGACCGTCCACATCATCGAGGGGGCGAGAGATGGCCGAACGGTCGCCGAGCTGGCCAGCTCAGGCAGGCATGTCCTCTCCCGAGCCGACGTGATGGATGGCGTACCGGAGATGCTCCGGGAGGTCCAGGGCGAGGCGACCTTCCCGGACGGCACCAAACTCGTCACCATCCACGACCCGATCCCGTGA
- a CDS encoding ABC transporter permease yields the protein MAVSEPYLRPPVTRRLGRVRDFRAVGRRAAVGDRIAISAFLAVILVAIAAPLLAPHNPIQPAGTPFLSPGHGGFVFGTDEVGQDILSRVLFGLRSSLEAAGGVILSGVIIGGTIGLVAGAAGGLIDDLLMRITDIFLALPGPVLAIAVVASLGPSFLHTLIGVGIVWWPFYARIVRAEVRSLAVRPHLEAARLSGVGSFRRAWRHLLPGAVPALLVTASLDVGNLIVTLASLSFLGLGAPAPAPELGAMAARGLQYLLQEWWVPVIPALGVFLVALLANLAGDGIRDLLGDR from the coding sequence ATGGCGGTAAGCGAACCGTACCTCAGGCCGCCCGTCACCCGGAGACTGGGGCGGGTCCGCGACTTCCGCGCGGTCGGTCGGCGTGCGGCGGTAGGGGACCGGATTGCGATCTCGGCCTTCCTCGCGGTGATCCTGGTGGCGATCGCCGCTCCGTTGCTGGCACCTCACAATCCCATCCAGCCGGCCGGGACGCCGTTTCTTTCGCCTGGTCACGGTGGCTTCGTCTTCGGAACAGACGAAGTCGGACAGGACATCCTCTCCCGGGTGCTTTTCGGACTTCGATCGAGCCTCGAAGCCGCCGGCGGGGTGATCCTGTCCGGAGTAATCATCGGCGGGACGATCGGTCTGGTTGCGGGCGCCGCTGGAGGTTTGATCGACGACCTCCTGATGAGGATCACCGACATCTTTCTTGCCCTCCCCGGCCCGGTCCTTGCCATCGCAGTGGTCGCCTCTCTCGGGCCCAGCTTCCTCCACACGCTGATCGGTGTGGGAATCGTGTGGTGGCCCTTCTACGCCCGTATTGTGCGCGCTGAGGTTCGGTCGCTCGCTGTCCGACCCCACCTCGAGGCCGCCCGGCTCTCTGGGGTCGGGTCGTTCCGGCGAGCGTGGCGGCATCTTCTTCCCGGCGCGGTGCCAGCCCTTCTGGTGACCGCGAGCCTCGACGTCGGGAACCTCATCGTGACCTTAGCGTCGTTGTCGTTTCTCGGTCTGGGCGCCCCCGCTCCCGCACCCGAACTGGGAGCCATGGCGGCCCGAGGTCTTCAATACCTGCTCCAGGAATGGTGGGTTCCGGTGATCCCGGCACTGGGCGTGTTCCTGGTTGCTCTGCTCGCCAACCTTGCCGGTGACGGGATCAGAGACCTGCTGGGAGACCGATGA
- a CDS encoding agmatinase family protein, whose amino-acid sequence MSDIEQPYRHTPMYGPEAKRAVENEAILPITAWEREIERGLALGLPGADSIVDRTIPTFSRGELPHFAGINTFLKAPYVEDVHRCGEHDVVVLGAPFDSGTTYRPGTRFGPQGIRRISALYGTYSFELGVDLRESITIGDVGDVFTIPGNLEKSFDQISKAVSHVYASGAFPVVLGGDHSIGYPTVRAVAEHLEGNLGIIHFDRHVDTQETDLDERMHTTPWFHATDIPNVPAKNLVQIGIGGWQAPRPGVKVGRERGTTVLTVNDCVEMGMQAAVEVALEVAWEDADAVWLSFDVDCLDAAFVPGTGWPEPGGFLPREALELVQGVARGGLAGIEVVECAPPYDSADITSLVATRIVCDTLATLVLHGHLPKKVVSS is encoded by the coding sequence ATGAGCGACATCGAACAGCCCTACAGGCACACGCCCATGTACGGTCCAGAGGCCAAACGGGCGGTCGAAAACGAAGCGATCCTTCCGATCACCGCATGGGAGCGGGAGATAGAAAGGGGTTTGGCTCTCGGGCTGCCCGGGGCCGACTCGATCGTCGATCGCACTATCCCGACGTTCTCGAGAGGAGAGCTCCCTCATTTCGCCGGGATCAACACGTTCTTGAAGGCGCCCTATGTCGAAGACGTGCACCGGTGCGGTGAGCACGACGTGGTCGTGCTGGGCGCGCCTTTCGACTCCGGTACGACCTACCGTCCGGGGACCCGGTTCGGGCCGCAAGGTATCCGACGGATTTCCGCTTTGTACGGGACCTACAGCTTCGAGCTAGGCGTCGATCTTCGGGAGTCGATAACCATCGGAGATGTCGGCGACGTTTTCACCATCCCGGGCAACCTCGAGAAAAGCTTCGACCAGATCAGCAAGGCGGTCTCCCACGTCTACGCGTCGGGAGCTTTCCCGGTGGTGCTCGGCGGAGACCATTCGATTGGTTACCCCACTGTGAGAGCAGTTGCCGAGCACCTTGAAGGCAACCTCGGCATCATTCACTTCGACCGCCATGTCGACACCCAAGAGACCGACCTCGACGAGCGGATGCACACGACACCGTGGTTCCACGCCACGGACATACCGAACGTTCCGGCAAAGAATCTCGTCCAGATTGGGATCGGCGGCTGGCAGGCGCCGCGACCAGGTGTCAAGGTCGGGCGTGAGCGGGGAACGACGGTGCTGACCGTCAACGACTGCGTCGAGATGGGCATGCAGGCAGCGGTGGAGGTTGCTCTGGAGGTGGCCTGGGAGGACGCCGACGCGGTGTGGCTGTCGTTCGACGTCGACTGCCTCGACGCCGCGTTTGTACCCGGGACCGGGTGGCCGGAACCGGGAGGATTCCTTCCGCGCGAGGCCCTGGAACTGGTTCAAGGGGTGGCGAGAGGAGGCTTGGCGGGAATCGAGGTGGTGGAGTGCGCACCCCCGTACGACTCGGCTGATATCACCTCCTTGGTCGCCACGAGAATTGTCTGCGACACTCTTGCGACTCTCGTACTGCACGGTCACCTGCCGAAAAAGGTCGTGTCGTCGTGA